TGATCGTCGCCGCGGGTACCTGGTCCAACCTGAAGGGCCCGGTCGGCGAGCTCGTCGAGACGCTGGTGACCGGCGCCTTCGGCCGCCTCGACCTGCTCGTGCCGATACTTTTCGCGGTCGTGGCCGTCCGCCTGATGCGTCATCCGGAACGGCCGGAGGCCAACGGACGGATCGTCATCGGCCTGTCCGCACTGGTCGTCGGCGTCCTCGGCCAGGTGCACATCGCCTGCGGCTCGCCGGGCCGCGACGAGGGAACCCAGGCCATACGGGACGCCGGAGGACTCATCGGCTGGGGCGCCTCCGCCCCGCTGATCTTCACCATGGGCGAGATGCTCGCGGTGGCGCTGCTCGTCCTGCTCACCGTCTTCGGCCTGCTCGTGGTGACCGCCACCCCCGTCAACGCCATCCCGCAGCGCCTCAGGATGCTCGGCATCCGCCTCGGGCTGCTCCAGGACCCGGACGACGACGGCGAGTACGGCGCACACTTCGACGACGACGACGACTACGCAGCCGACGGGCAGGGCGAGGACGCGTACGAGGACAGCAGGCGCGCACAGCCCGTGCGCGGGCGCCGGGTTCCGCGCGCGCTCCAGGCGCGCGACCCCGAGCAGGCGGAGCAGGCCGAGCAGGAGGCGCTCGCCAAGCGCCGCCGCCCGCGCCGGAGTTCCGCACAGCCCGCCCTGGAACGGCCCATGGACCCGGTCGACGTGGCCGCCGCCGCGGCGGCCGCCCTCGACGGTGCCGTACTGCACGGCATGCCGCCCTCGCCGGTCGTCGCCGACCTCACCCAGGGCGTCACCGTCGAGCGCGAACCGGATCCCTCGCCCGCCGTGCCGCCCGCGCGTGCCGACGAGGCGTCACCCGCCCCCGGCGCCAAGAAGCAGCGGACGGAGCGCGGCGGCCAGTCCGCGCTGCCGGTGCCCGACCTGACCAAGTCGGCACCCGACGCGCCGCGTGAACTGCCGCCCCGCGCCGAGCAGTTGCAGCTCTCCGGGGACGTCACCTACTCCCTGCCCTCGCTGGACCTCCTGGAGCGCGGCGGCCCCGGCAAGGCGCGTAGTGCCGCCAACGACGCCATAGTGGCCTCGCTCAGCAACGTCTTCAGCGAGTTCAAGGTCGACGCGGCCGTCACCGGCTTCACCCGGGGGCCGACGGTCACCCGCTACGAGGTCGAGCTCGGCCCCGCCGTGAAGGTCGAGCGGATCACCGCGCTCACCAAGAACATCGCCTACGCCGTGGCCAGCCCCGACGTCCGCATCATCAGCCCCATCCCCGGCAAGTCCGCGGTCGGCATCGAAATCCCCAACACCGACCGCGAGATGGTCAACGTCGGTGACGTACTGCGCCTCGCGGACGCCGCGGAGGACGACCACCCGATGCTGGTGGCGCTCGGCAAGGACGTCGAGGGCGGCTATGTGATGGCCAACATGGCGAAGATGCCGCACATCCTGGTCGCCGGTGCCACCGGCTCCGGAAAGTCCTCCTGCATCAACTGCCTGATCACCTCGATCATGGTGCGGGCCACCCCCGAGGACGTACGGATGGTCCTCGTCGACCCCAAGCGCGTCGAGCTGACCGCGTACGAGGGCATCCCGCACCTGATCACGCCGATCATCACCAACCCGAAGCGGGCCGCCGAGGCGCTGCAGTGGGTCGTCCGCGAGATGGATCTGCGCTACGACGACCTGGCCGCCTTCGGCTACCGCCACATCGACGACTTCAACGAGGCGGTGCGCAACGGCAAGGTGAAGCCGCCCGAGGGCAGTGGGCGCGAGCTGCAGCCGTATCCGTATCTGCTGGTCATCGTCGACGAGTTGGCCGACCTGATGATGGTGGCGCCGCGCGATGTCGAGGACTCGATCGTGCGCATCACGCAGCTCGCCCGCGCCGCCGGTATCCACCTGGTGCTCGCCACCCAGCGGCCCTCGGTCGACGTCGTCACCGGTCTGATCAAGGCGAACGTGCCCTCCCGGCTCGCCTTCGCCACCTCCTCGCTCGCCGACAGCCGGGTGATCCTCGATCAACCCGGCGCCGAGAAACTCATCGGAAAGGGTGACGGTCTCTTCCTGCCGATGGGCGCCAACAAGCCCGTCCGGATGCAGGGCGCCTTCGTCACCGAGGACGAGATCGCCCAGGTCGTGCAGCACTGCAAGGACCAGATGACGCCGGTCTTCCGGGACGACGTCACGGTGGGCACCAAGCAGAAGAAGGAGATCGACGAGGGCATCGGCGACGATCTCGACCTGCTGTGCCAGGCGGCCGAACTCGTGGTCTCCACCCAGTTCGGATCCACCTCGATGCTCCAGCGCAAACTCCGGGTCGGCTTCGCGAAGGCGGGCCGTCTGATGGACCTCATGGAGTCGCGCGGCATCGTCGGGCCGAGCGAGGGTTCCAAGGCTCGTGACGTTCTTGTGAAGCCTGATGATCTGGACGGTGTGCTCGCGGTCATCCGGGGGGAGGCTCAACCCTAGACCCTGCCGCCCCGACCTCCGCGGGCCCAGCGGCGTCCGGTAGCCCTTCCATGCCCTCAACCGGTGTGGGAGGCGTTCCCGTTCGCCGCGGAGCGGTCCGCGAAGACCGGAGGGGCAGGGCCGACCGTGGTTGCCCGACCTGTGCGCGGCCTGGCGGAGCCGATCGAGTCCGTTCGGAGCCGATCGAGTCCATTCCGTAAGCGAAGCGAGGGCAACCGTTTCCCCATGGCGTACGTCAAGTTGAGGGAGGGGACAGAATGGTGTCCCACCATCGCGGAAAGCGGCCATACAGATGGCGTAAGAAGTGCGTCCGCCCGGTTGCTCCCCCTTCTGACACCCCCCCTAGACTGAACCTCCAGCAGGTGGCTACACGCTCGAAAGGCGCCCCCGTGTCCATCGGCAACTCCCCCGAAGACGACAGCCAGTCGGACGTCCCGTCGGTAGATGACGGCCCGTCGGTCGGTGAGACGCTCAGGAAGGCCCGTATCGAGGCCGGTCTGAGCATCGAAGCAGTCAGCGCGGCCACCCGCGTGCGTGCGCCGATCGTTCAGGGCATCGAACAGGACGACTACTCCCGCTGCGGCGGCGATGTCTACGCGCGCGGTCACATCCGCACGCTGGCCCGCGCCGCAGGCATCGATCCGAAGCCGCTCATCGAACGCTTCGACGCGGAACGCGGCGGTGCGCCCGCGCCCACCCCCGCCACTCCCTTGTTCGAGGCGGAACGTATCCGCCGGGCCGAACCGCGCCGCCCCAACTGGACCGCGGCGATGGTCGCCGCGATCGTCGTGGTGATCGGCTTCGTCGGCTTCACACTCGCGAACGGCAACGACGACAAGGGTGGCCACGAGGCCGCCGAGGGCTCGACCCCGCAGACCAGCAAGCCGGTCACCAAGCCCGGTCACGACAAGCCGGGCGGCACGCGTCCGACTCCTACCGAGAGCGCCATCGCGGCAGCGCCGCGCGACAAGGTCACCGTCGTCGTCGAGGCGGCGGACGGGCGGAGCTGGATCGCCGCCCGCGACCACAACGGCCGCACCCTCTTCGACGGCATGCTCAAGCAGGGCCAGACCAAGACCTTCCAGGACAAGGAGAAGATCGGCCTGATCCTGGGCGACGCCGGTGCCATCGATCTGGTGGTGAACGGCAAGCCCGTGGACGACGAGTTCCGTCCCGGTCAGGTCGAGCGCCTCTCGTACACGAAGGGCGACCCGGCGGCCGGCTGACCGAGCGGCGGCGGTACGACGATCTTGAAGCGGTCCTGAGGGCGGGGACTGTCGGACGGGCCCGAATGTCCGCGTAGGCTTGTGCCCATGCCAGATCGCCGTACCGTCGCCCTTGTCACGCTTGGCTGCGCCCGCAACGAGGTGGACTCGGAGGAGCTCGCAGGCCGTTTGGAGGCGGACGGCTGGGAACTCGTCGAGGACGCCGCGGGAGCGGACGTCGCCGTCGTCAACACCTGCGGCTTCGTCGAAGCCGCCAAGAAGGACTCCGTCGACGCCCTCCTTGAGGCGAACGATCTCAAGGAGCACGGCCGTACGCAGGCCGTCGTCGCGGTCGGCTGCATGGCCGAGCGGTACGGCAAGGAGCTCGCCGAGGCGCTGCCCGAGGCGGACGGTGTGCTCGGCTTCGACGACTACACCGACATCTCCGACCGGCTGCGGACCATCCTGGGCGGCGGCATCCATGCCGCCCACACCCCGCGCGACCGCCGCAAGCTGCTGCCGGTCAGCCCGGTGGCACGCCAGGAGGCCGGTGCCCAGGTCGCGGTCCCGGGCCACGCGCCCGCCGATCTGCCGGATCTGCCGGAGGGTCTGGCGCCCGCCTCCGGACCGCGCGCACCGCTGCGACGCAGACTCGGCACCGCCCCGGTGGCCTCGGTGAAGCTCGCCTCCGGCTGCGACCGGCGCTGCTCGTTCTGCGCCATCCCGTCCTTCCGCGGCTCCTTCCTCTCGCGGCGCCCCTCCGACGTGCTGAACGAGACGCGCTGGCTGGCCGAGCAGGGCGTGAAGGAGATCATGCTGGTCTCCGAGAACAACACCTCGTACGGCAAGGACCTCGGGGACATCCGGCTGCTCGACTCGCTGCTGCCCGAACTCGCCGCGGTGGACGGCATCGAGCGGGTGCGGGTCAGCTATCTGCAGCCCGCGGAGATGCGGCCCGACCTGATCGACGTGCTCACCTCGACCGAGAAGGTCGTGCCCTACTTCGATCTCTCCTTCCAGCACTCGGCGCCCGCGGTGCTGCGCGCCATGCGCCGCTTCGGCGACACCGACCGCTTCCTCGACCTGCTCGAGACGGTCCGCTCCAAGGCCCCGCAGGCGGGCGTGCGCTCGAACTTCATCGTGGGCTTCCCCGGCGAGAGCGAGTCCGACCTCGCCGAGCTGGAGCGCTTCCTCACCGGCGCCCGCCTCGACGCGATCGGGGTCTTCGGCTACTCCGACGAGGACGGCACGGAGGCCGCCGGATACACGGACAAGCTCCCCGCGGACGTCGTTGCCGAACGCCTCGCGAGAGTCTCCCGGCTCGCCGAGGAGCTCACCGCCCAGCGCGCGGACGAACGCATCGGTGAGACCGTGGAAGTACTGGTGGAGAGCGACGGCAGCCGCGTCGACGAGGCGGCCGAGGACACGGACGAGACCGAGGTGTACGGGCGCGCGGCGCACCAGGCGCCCGAGACGGACGGACAGGTCTACCTGACCGGCGTCGAGGGGATCGCGGTGGGCTCGCTGGTCGAGGCCAAGGTGGTGGCCACCGAAGGCGTCGACCTGGTGGCGGAGCCGATCGGGCTCTCCGGAGAGTGTCACGAGGAGGCAGGCAGATGACCGGAGCTCCGGCGTCCGCCGCGGGCGGCTCCGGCGCATCGGCGGCGAAGCCGGTGCGCGGGGGAAAGCCGGACGGTTCGGCCGTCCGCCAGGTCAGCCTCTGGAACGTCGCCAACCTGCTGACCATGGCCCGGCTGCTGCTGGTGCCCGGCTTCGTGGCGCTGATGCTCGCGGGCGGCGGCTACGACCCCGCCTGGCGCTCGCTGGCCTGGGCCGCCTTCGCCATCGCCATGATCACCGACCTGTTCGACGGCCATCTGGCGCGTACGTACAACCTGGTCACCGACTTCGGCAAGATCGCCGACCCCATCGCCGACAAGGCGATCATGGGCGCGGCGTTGATCTGTCTGTCGGCCCTCGGCGACCTGCCGTGGTGGGTGACCGCCGTGATCCTCTCCAGGGAACTCGGCATCACGCTGTTGCGGTTCTGGGTGATCCGGTACGGCGTGATCCCCGCGAGCCGCGGCGGCAAGCTGAAGACGCTCGCCCAGGGCACCGCGGTGGGCATGTACGTACTGGCGCTGACCGGCCCGCTGGCCACCCTGCGCTGGTGGGTGATGGCGGTGGCCGTGGTGCTCACCGTGGTCACCGGACTCGACTACATCCAGCGAGCGATCGTGCTGCGCAGGCGCGGGCTCGCCGCGCGGCGGGCGGTGGACAGTGGCGGCACGGAGTCGGCCGGTGCTTCCGTGGTCGCAGCGCCTCCGCAGGCCGTAGCGGGTGAGGGTGCCGCGACCGCGGACGCGGGCCGGCGGGTGGGCGGCGAGGGCGCCGCTGCCGGGGAAGGGCGCGCGGGTGAGCGGCCCGCGGTGGAGCGGGACCGATGAGCGGGCCCGCCCACGAGGCCCTGCGGCTGCTGCGGTCCCGTGGTGAGACGCTCGCGGTGGCCGAGTCGCTGACCGGCGGTCTGGTGGCCGCCGACCTCACCGCGGTGCCGGGTGCCTCCCGCGCCTTCCGCGGCTCTGTCACTCCCTACGCCACCGAACTGAAGCACCGGCTCCTCGGCGTCGATGCGGAGATACTCAGGGCCCGCGGGGCCGTCGATCCCGAGGTCGCGCTGCAGATGGCGCGGGGCGTGCGTGAGGCGCTCGATGCCGACTGGGGGATCGCGACCACCGGCGTCGCGGGGCCCGAGCCGCAGGACGGACAGCCGGTCGGGACCGTGTTCGTCGCGGTGCGGGGGCCACTCGGCGAGGGGAAAGTGGCCGCACTGCGATTGAAAGGCGATCGGGCGGAAATCCGTAGGGAGAGTGCACGGAGCGTGCTCGCACTGCTTTGTGAAGAGCTTCCGGGGCAACAGTCCCGGAACGAGCGGACACAGGATACGGAACAATACGGGGGGACTTGATGTTTGCAGCCCTGAGTGAACACGACATCGTCCCCCGCACGACCGCGACGCAAGGCGGTACGGTGGGGCGTGAAGGATGCGGCTACACGGTCCGAGGAGGGAGCGACCGATGATTCTGCTCCGTCGCCTGCTGGGTGACGTGCTGCGTCGGCAGCGCCAGCGCCAGGGCCGTACTCTGCGCGAAGTCTCCTCGTCCGCCCGAGTCTCTCTCGGCTATCTCTCCGAGGTGGAGCGGGGGCAGAAGGAGGCGTCCTCCGAGCTGCTCTCCGCCATCTGCGACGCGCTTGACGTACGGATGTCCGAGCTCATGCGCGAGGTCAGCGACGACCTCGCACTCGCCGAGCTGGCCCAGTCGGCAGCCGCCACAGAGTCTGTCCCCGCACCGGTACGTCCGATGCTGGGTTCCGTCTCCGTGACCGGTGTGCCACCGGAACGCGTCACGATCAAGGCACCCGCGGAGGCGGTGGACGTCGTCGCCGCCTGACGCCAGTACTGCCAGAACCCCTGACGGGGCGGCCCCACCGGGCCGCACCGGCGGGGGTTTCGGGTTTTCCGGGCCTGATTCCGGTCAGGCGATCCGAGATCCACTGAAATGTTGCTTATGTCGCTATGTGACATGGTGGACAGAGTCGTGCGAAGGCGTCGCGCGTGAAGCGAATACCGACGAGGAAACCGGAGGATTCGGATGTACGTCGTGAAGAGCCCACTGGCGGACGCTGATCTCAAGGTCGTCTCCGAGGCCCTGCAGGGTGCCCTGGTCGACCTCGTGGATCTCTCCCTCGTGGCAAAGCAGGTGCACTGGAATGTGATCGGACAGCGGTTCCGCACTGTCCACCTGCAACTCGACGATGTCGTCGACACGGCCCGTAAGCACTCCGACACCGTCGCGGAACGGGCCTCCACACTCGGGGTCTCTCCCGACGGCCGGGCCGTGACGGTCGCCAAGAGCACCGGCATCGACCAGGTCGCCGAGGGCTGGATCAAGGACACCGACGCGGTCGACACCCTGGTCAAGGCACTCGGCGCCGTGATCACCAGGATGCGTGAGCGGGTGCTGAGCACGGCCGACCCCGACCCGGTGACCCAGGACATCTTCATCCAGCTCACCGCCGATCTGGAGAAGCACCACTGGATGTTCCAGGCGGAGAACGGATGAGGGACGGCTGAGGTACGGCGGACGGCGGCGGGGCTGCTGAAGGGCGGGCTCTGCTCGTCGCCCGGCCGTGCGCTCGTCGCCTGATCGCTGGGCAGGATGGGCTGTCTGGCCATCTGCTCGCCTGAATGCTTGGCCGCTGGGGAACCGGTTCCGGATGCTGTGTGCGTCCGGGACCGGTTCTGCGTTCGTTCGGGCCTATGGCTGTGTGCGGCCACCCGCTACGGGCCTGGCTGCGCCGCCTGGGTGCGGCCTCGGGTCGGGCGGGTGAGACTGGTCGCGGAGGTTGATGCCGGATGACCGTACGCGAGGAACGTGACGTTCTGTGCGGGGCCGGGCGCGTGCGGTGCCCGGGTCGGCCTCAGGGGTGCGCCGTGTGTGCGGTGGCTCCTCCGGGAGCGGGGGGTTCGGCGGGGGCCCGGCGTTCCGGGGGCGGGCGCGGTTTCAGCCCGTCCGGGAGCCGTGGTCCGATGGGCGGCCCAGGGGAGTGGGAGACGCCGCTGTGAAGGGCCGAATAGCGCGCTGCGGCGCGGCTCTCGTTCTCGGCCTGCTCTGGTGGGCCGCCGTGCTGCGGCTGATCCTCGTACCGGGTGCGGGCACCGCCGAGGCCGCGATGGCGGCGGGCGGCTGGAGCCTGAGCCTGTTGCCGGTGCACTGCGTACCGAAGCCCGCGGTACGGGACTCGCCCCGTACCGGCACCTGGCTGCGGCGGCTGGGTGGCGGGAAGTCCCTTGAGCGGAAGGCTCCTTGAGGGCGGGATGCGTCCTTGAGCGGGATGTTTTCCCGAGGGCGAAGGCTTGTTGAGGGCCAACGCTTCATGAGCGCCAAGGCTTCTTGAGGCGTGGGCGTGGCGGGAGCGCGTGCGCCGTTGCGCGTGGTGGTTCGGGCGCCCGCGTGCGCGGTGGCTCAGGCGCCCGGCGTACGGCGTGGGCGCCGGGGTTGCGTGGAGGTGCGGGGGTTGATCGCGGAGCCGCCGGGGGTGCGTGTGCGCGCCGGGGCGGGGGAGGGGCCCTGCTGGCACCTGGGGCACCAGTAGGTGGGCCGTTCGCGGCCGGGCTCGCCCTGGTCGGCCACGCGGACGGACGTCATGCAGCGCAGGCACGGGCGCGGGGCGCGGGCGTAGACGTAGTGGCGTTGGTCGGGGCGGCCGGTGGTCCGGCGCAGCGGGCGGTCGCGGTTGGCTTCGAGGAGCTTCTTGGCGAGCAGGGGGAGTTGCTCGGTGGCCTGCGCGGGCAGTTCGCCGACCGGGAGCCAGGGGGTGACGCGCAGCAGGAAGCAGATCTCGGACTTGTAGACATTGCCGATTCCGGCGAGGTTGCGCTGGTCGAGCAGTGCCTCGCCGAGTTCCCGGTCCGGCTCGGTGAGCAGATTGGCCAGGGCCTTCGCGGGGTCCCAGTCCGGCCCGAGCAGATCCGGGCCGAGGTGGCCGACGATCCCGGACTCCTCGCCGGTCCTCACCAGTTCCAGCACGGGCAGCCGGTAACCCACCGCGGTACGGGCCGAGTTGGCGAGGATCGCGCGGATCTGGTGGCCCTGGCCGCCGCGCCAGCGCTCCTCCGGCTCGAAGATCCGCCAACTCCCCTCCATGCCCAGATGGGAGTGGAGCGTGAGGCCCCCTTCGACGCGGGTGAGGAGATGCTTGCCGCGCGGGGTCACCTCCAGGACGCGGCGGCCGGTCAGATCGACCGTGGCCAGTCGCGGCACACGCAGGTCGCAACGGGTCAGCGGCTCACCCGCCAGCGCACTGTCCAGTTGCCGGGCGGCCTGCCAGACGGAATCTCCTTCGGGCATGGGACCAGGGTGGCACGGACCGGGGAGCCGGGGCACGGGCGGAAGAGCGGGGCGGCGACGGCCGGGACGCCCGCGCACCGCCGTGGGCCTCCTCAGGCGCGCAGTCGCAGCCCGCGTGGTGTGGCGTGGAAGCCCGCTCCTTCCAGTACGGGGCCGAATGGTGAGGTGAGTGCGGGAGTGCCGTTGATCCGTTCCACGGTCACCGTGCCGAGGGAGCCCGCGGCGGCCGCGGCCGCCAGGGACTCGGCGGCGGTGGTGAGCCGGGCCTCGCGTACCGCTTCGGCAGCGCTGTCGGCCTCCGTCCAGACCAGGAGTGTCTTGCCGCCGCGTTCCATGTAGAGGGTCAGTTCGCCGTCGACCAGTACGACGAGCGAGCCCGCCTTGCGGCCCGGCTTGTGCTGGGCGCCGCTGGGTGGTTCGGGCCAGGGCAGGGCGGCGCCGTAGGCGTTGGCCGGGTCGGCGGCGGCGAGAACCACGGCGCGCGCGGGTCCGGCCGTCCGCGACGGCGCACGGTGGAAGCCGTCCGCGTATCCCTCTGGCTGCTCGGGCAGGGACTGTTCGCGCTCGCGGGCGTTGGCCGTGGCGCGCAGCCGGTCCACCGCTCCGTCCATGGCGAACTGCGCGGCGCCGAGGCCCTCCACGACGTAACCCCGGCGCGCCTGGCCGCTCTCCTCGAAGACGGACAGCACCCGGTAGGCCGCGGAGAACCCGCCCTCGACGCCTTCCGCCGCCACCGCGCCGCGGGTGAGTACGCCGTGCCGGTCCAGCAAGGTACGGGCCAGCGCGTGCGCCCGCACCGTCGGATCCGGTTCGCGGACCGGCAGCAGTGACCAGCGCCCGGCGACGGTGGGCGGTCCGGAGCGTGAGGCGGGACGCGCGGCCGCGGTGAGGCTGCCGTAACGGCCCCGGGGCACCGCGCGTTTGGCGCGATGGGCGGTGGCTCCCGCGGTACGGCCCGACCCGAGCAGGGCCCGCATCGGCGCCAGGGTGTCGTTGGTGAGCCGTCCGGACCAGGCCAGATCCCATACGGCGTCGGCGAGTTGAGGGTCGGTGGCCTCGGGGTGCGTACCGGACCGTACGTGTTCCGCGATCTGCCGGAAGAACAGTCCGAACCCGCCGGACAGTGCGTCGAGGACCGCTTGGTGCAGCGGGGTCGGCTCCAGGGGGAGCGGTTCGGGCAGCAACAGCGGTGCGGCGTCGGCGAGAAAGAGGCGGACCCAGCCGTCCTTGCCGGGCAGCGCGCCCGCTCCGGCCCAGACCACTTCGCCCGCCGAGGTCAGTTCGTCCAGGAGGGCCGGAGCGAAGCCGGTGACCCGGGACGGCAGCACCAGGCGCTCCAGCGCGGACGCCGGTACGGAGGCGCCCTGGAGCTGTTCGACCGCGCGTACCAGTCCGTCGATGCCGCGCAGCCCCTGGCCGCCGAGGTGCTGCCACTGGGGCAGGAACTGGGCGAGCGCCGCCGGGGCCACCGGCTCGACCTCCTGCCGCAGGGCGGCCAGCGAACGGCGGCGGAGTCTGCGCAGTACGGTCGCGTCGCACCACTCCTGGCCGATGCCCGCCGGGTGGAACTCGCCCTCCACCAGCCGCCCGCCCGTGGCGAGCCGCTTCAGGGCTCCCTCGGTGACCGCCGCGCCGAGTCCGAACCGCGCCGCCGCGGTGGCGGTGGTGAACGGGCCGTGCGTACGGGCGTACCGGCCGAGGAGGTCGCCGAGCGGATCCTTGACGGGCTCGGTGAACGCCTCGGGCACCCCCACCGGCAACGCCGTACCGAGGGCGTCGCGCAGCCTGCCCGCGTCCTCCACCGCCGCCCAGTGGTCCCGGCCCGCGAGCCGGACCCGGATGGCACGACGGGCACCGCCGAGTTCCGCGGCCCACTGCGGCTCGGCGCCGCGCTCGGTCAACTCCTGCTCGGTGAGCGGGCCGAGCAGCCGCAGCAGGTCGGCCACCCCCTCCGCGTCCTTGACCCGCCGGTCCTCGGTGAGCCACTGGAGCTCGCGTTCGAGTTCGGTGAGCACCTCCGCGTCGAGCAGTTCGCGCAGCTCCGCCTGGCCGAGCAGTTCGGCGAGCAGCCGGGAGTCCAGCGACAGGGCCGCCGCCCGGCGTTCGGCCAGCGGCGAGTCCCCCTCGTAGAGGAACTGGGCGACGTACCCGAACAACAGGGAGCGGGCGAACGGCGAGGGCTCGGGGGTGGTCACCTCCACCAGGCGCACCGCACGGGACTCGATGTCGCCCATCAGCTCGGTGAGTCCCGGCACGTCGAAGACGTCCTGGAGGCATTCGCGTACGGCTTCGAGCACGATCGGGAAGGAGCCGTACTCGCTTGCCACTTCGAGCAGTTGGGCCGCGCGCTGGCGCTGCTGCCAGAGCGGGGTCCGGCGGCCGGGGCTGCGGCGCGGCAACAGCAGCGCCCGCGCGGCGCACTCGCGGAACCGCGAGGCGAACAGGGCGGAGCCGCCGACCTGTTCGGTGACCACCCCGTCCACCTCGCCCTTGTCGAAGGCGACATCGGCCGCGCCGACCGGGGCCTTCTCCGCGTCGTACTCGCTGCCGAGCCGCGCCGGGTCCTGGTCCAGCAGGTCCAGGCTCATCAGATCGGCGTCGGGCAGCCGCAGCACGATGCCGTCGTCCGCGTGCATGACCTGGGCGTCCATGCCGTACCGCTCGGACAGCCGGGCCCCGAGGGCCAGCGCCCACGGGGCGTGCACCTGGGCGCCGAAGGGGGAGTGGACGACGACCCGCCAGTCGCCCAGCTCGTCGCGGAAGCGCTCCACGACGATGGTGCGGTCGTCGGGCACATGACCGCAGGCCTCGCGCTGCTCGTCGAGATAGGCGAGGACGTTGTCCGCGGCCCAGGCGTCGAGTCCGGCGGCGAGCAGCCGCAGCCGGGCGTCCTCCGCGGACAGCGAGCCGACCTCGCGCAGGAACGCGCCCACCGCACGGCCCAGTTCGAGCGGACGGCCGAGCTGGTCGCCCTTCCAGAACGGCAGCCGCCCCGGCACGCCCGGCGCGGGGGAGACCAGGACCCGGTCGCGGGTGATGTCCTCGATGCGCCAGGAACTCGTACCGAGCGTGAACAC
This is a stretch of genomic DNA from Streptomyces sp. NA04227. It encodes these proteins:
- a CDS encoding ATP-dependent helicase codes for the protein MVRSALDDFSPATRSWFTGAFSAPTAAQEGAWRAIGQGADVLVVAPTGSGKTLAAFLAALDRLASAPPPAEQKKRCRVLYVSPLKALAVDVERNLRSPLTGIRQEAVRLGLPEPQVRVGIRSGDTPAAERRALATRPPDILITTPESLFLMLTSATRDALTGIETVILDEVHAVAGTKRGAHLALTLERLDELLPRPARRIGLSATVRPVDEVARFLSPQRRAEVVQPPSGKEFDLSVVVPVEDLSAPGETPGAAPPADGSGAPDGGAEGGPSIWPHVEERIADLVQAHRSTIVFANSRRLAERLCNRLNEIAHERATGEPLEEAHAPAQLMGGSGAARGASAVIARAHHGSVSKEQRALVEEDLKAGRLPAVVATSSLELGIDMGAVDLVVQVESPPSVASGLQRVGRAGHQVGAVSTGVVFPKYRGDLVQAAVVTERMRTGSIESLKVPANPLDVLAQQLVAMTSMDTWQADDLLALVRRAAPFAALPESAFTAVLDMLAGRYPSDAFAELRPRVVWDRVAGTVTGRPGAQRLAVTSGGTIPDRGLFGVFLAGADPKRGGGRVGELDEEMVYESRIGDVFTLGTSSWRIEDITRDRVLVSPAPGVPGRLPFWKGDQLGRPLELGRAVGAFLREVGSLSAEDARLRLLAAGLDAWAADNVLAYLDEQREACGHVPDDRTIVVERFRDELGDWRVVVHSPFGAQVHAPWALALGARLSERYGMDAQVMHADDGIVLRLPDADLMSLDLLDQDPARLGSEYDAEKAPVGAADVAFDKGEVDGVVTEQVGGSALFASRFRECAARALLLPRRSPGRRTPLWQQRQRAAQLLEVASEYGSFPIVLEAVRECLQDVFDVPGLTELMGDIESRAVRLVEVTTPEPSPFARSLLFGYVAQFLYEGDSPLAERRAAALSLDSRLLAELLGQAELRELLDAEVLTELERELQWLTEDRRVKDAEGVADLLRLLGPLTEQELTERGAEPQWAAELGGARRAIRVRLAGRDHWAAVEDAGRLRDALGTALPVGVPEAFTEPVKDPLGDLLGRYARTHGPFTTATAAARFGLGAAVTEGALKRLATGGRLVEGEFHPAGIGQEWCDATVLRRLRRRSLAALRQEVEPVAPAALAQFLPQWQHLGGQGLRGIDGLVRAVEQLQGASVPASALERLVLPSRVTGFAPALLDELTSAGEVVWAGAGALPGKDGWVRLFLADAAPLLLPEPLPLEPTPLHQAVLDALSGGFGLFFRQIAEHVRSGTHPEATDPQLADAVWDLAWSGRLTNDTLAPMRALLGSGRTAGATAHRAKRAVPRGRYGSLTAAARPASRSGPPTVAGRWSLLPVREPDPTVRAHALARTLLDRHGVLTRGAVAAEGVEGGFSAAYRVLSVFEESGQARRGYVVEGLGAAQFAMDGAVDRLRATANAREREQSLPEQPEGYADGFHRAPSRTAGPARAVVLAAADPANAYGAALPWPEPPSGAQHKPGRKAGSLVVLVDGELTLYMERGGKTLLVWTEADSAAEAVREARLTTAAESLAAAAAAGSLGTVTVERINGTPALTSPFGPVLEGAGFHATPRGLRLRA